The nucleotide sequence TATTGCGATAACACATCTGCTATTGCAATTGGGAAGAATCCTGTGCACCACaagagaaccaaacacattcaAATAAAATACCATGTTGTTCGAGAGGCAAACAGAGATGGAGTAATTAATCTAAGACACTGTAGTGGGGAGGAACAAACTGCAGACATTCTTACCAAGCCTCTCGATACAAGACGGTTTGAATATCTTCGGTTCAAACTTGGAGTAGTGCAAAATCCAAACCGAGGAGGAATGATTGAGAGAGATCACACACACAAGAGGAAGCAAACCTTCACACAAAAGAGAAGATTCAGGGAACTAGaatcaaaggaaaacaaaaggcaGATGAGAATGGAGCATATACAAGTAAAGTGACGAAACCAAAAAGGACAACAGAGCAATTGAGAAATGGAACAATGAGGAAGAAAGATCACTTATCTCAGAGGGAAGAGATCAGTGATTTGAATCATTCGCATGAGCACCTGCAGAACAAGAAAAAGGATCAAGTTTCAGTTAAGATGGATAAGAATAAAGAAGGAGTCAAGCCAAGAGTCATATCCGAGAAAGTGGAAAGTCAGATCGAATATGATGATATTGTGAAGAGCAAGTCGACGAGGGAGCAAGGAAACAAACCTGTGAGCTACGCAGATGTTGTGAGAAGGAGTCTTGTGGTAGAACAGAAAATCAATGGAAGCAATCAGAGGAAAACAGAAATAAGAACCCTAGTGCCGAATTTGGGGATTAATCGAAAGAATTGAGATGGAGTGTTGGAAGTCAATCTTTGATTAATCCACAAATTGGCATCATCAAAgtatttggaagaagaagaatcgaggAAGAGCATCGATGTGCTAGAGGAGAAGTcgtgaatgaagaagaagagttaatGGTTTCTTTTGGGCCTGTTTAATTGTTAAGCCCATATGTTAATGGGTTTGTTGTTGGTCTACAAAACTATAGGTTAAAGTGTTAACCtaagtataaatatgtaatgtaTGGTGTATAATGAAGTTAAGGAAGCTTAAGATAAGAGATAAAGGCTGCTGCACAGTAACATCGAACAAGAATAACTCAACCATTTATCATCAATACATAAAAAAGAAGATACACAACAACATAAGCAAACCAACACACTCACTCCACGCTGAAACAATGAATCAGGAAAAATATAACACAAACATGATTACATCTCGTACAAAAGCAACTCTTAAGATGAAACCTGAAACACTCTAAAAGACTCAACCTTATCACACAAGTTTAGGATCTAGCCCTCTTGACTTCCTCGTCTTCCCCACAAACAGATCCTTGGACTTGATCAAACCAGGGAGGCAACCAATAACTGTCATAAAAGGGAACTGAGCCACCGAGTCCTTTCTTCCTAAAGATACAATAGCCATCTCTGAACCGGGCTTGTAAGTTGACATCTTTTTCCCACCCGACATCATTACTTTGATGTTCTTGACAACCACATTAGCATGACTCTCTGCTATATATCCTTGTTTCATCTCCtgtaatataattaagaatcgTATAATCAAAGCAAGATACTATGTAAAAGCTTGATATATCCTATGATATCATGTACTTACCGGGATATTAGTGATATCTCCAATGGCAAATACATTGCTTTGACCCCTAATCCGCAAGTACTCATCCACCATGACCCTGCCTTTACCATCCAAGCTATCTCTCAAAACAGTTCCATTGAGCCAGTGTGAAGACAAAGGTTTCCCAACGCAGAGGAAATGACAATCTGCGTGTATAGTTTCTCCTCCTGACGTCCAGTATGTTTTGTTTCCGTCTGAAGCTGAACTCAAATCCACAGATTGGTTCAATATCACTTCCACTTTCTTTGATTCTAACCAGTCAGATGCTTTGTCAGCAGCTTTTTGTCCAACAAATTCAAGCAACCTTGGTCCTTTGTGTACCAGAGTGACCTTCTTCTCCGGGAAATCAACCGCTATTTCCGCAGCTAGCTCCACACCAGAGGGACCTCCACCAACAACCAGAACTGATTCAGAAGATTTGATCTTTTTATATTCTGCAACCAAATACACCATTGAATGTTGTAAATCATACTAgaagaataaaccaaatatcatCACTCACAATCTCAATACCAGCAGAAATCAGCATTGCCTAAGGAACCAGAAGAGTCGTACCAGCTTGGTAATGTGACAGCTTCTCTTGTCTAGTTTTAGGGAACAAGTCAGTGTGACCTATAGCAATCACGAGATAATCATAGCCAATCACAGATCCATCTTCAGTCATTACATCACTATTTGTGATATTGATCGCCGGAGAAGTTACAACACGGCCATGTTTCAAGTAAGTCTTGTGGTTAATAACTGTTCTTTCAGCAAACTTAGGCTCCACCATTGATCTCAAACTTGCCCATGTAATCTCAAAATACTCCTTCCTGTTTTAAAATGTATCAAAGACAAACTTTGAAGCTTTTGAAGACCAAAACGAAGAAcagaaaaaattgtatttttaagAAACTTACGGATCGATGAGGGTTACGTCAGCATCGGACTGAAGCAATTTCGCGGCGAGTGAGCCGGCGATTCCGCCGCCGATCACCACCACCCTGTTGCCTTTTCTAGACCCAGGTTCCATTTTAATCGAACTGAATCTCCAAATACACTCTGAACAAAATCTAAGGTTTTTTCGAATGTTCttctttaggtttttttttcttcttcttccaaatcaaACTGAAGAgtccgatatatatatatatatatagagagagaagtgTTGAAAGGTTGACAGAAGACGAAGAGTCATATGACTGGTTAGACGAAGAGTCACTTCCTCTTACATCATCGAATACGATGAATTagcaatttttaattttcctgaAAGAAACTATTGGGTCTTATAAAAACTATTGGACCTTTGAGTTTGGAAGACTGGGCCGAGGCATAACCTATTTCAGTCAtatccttttcttttattttttctcttaacCAGGTGGATAAACCGGTAAGATTAATCTCTGAACGACTGAAACTATATATAcactaaaacctctataaattaataatattgagacattttattaatttatagtgatattaatttatagatatatgtttaatagtttaaattttaaaaattatgaattgagacaattttagtaaaataagattagactttcagatattataaattttatgttactggaattgattttgtaatatatagaaaacattattaacaataaattacaaatacaatagaaaaattcacttatacacatgacatacataaatttaaatttatgaatagtAATATCAGTTGTTGTATTTAATAGTCAAACAAACTATCTAAATGTAAATGATGGatatctagaaattgaaaacttaactATTTCTATGACATGTTACAGAATATTACCCTTGGTTAAAAACTTAACTACTtctgttaggaaaaaaaaagaagtcaatatTACCCTTAGTTAAAAATTCCtgcaatttcgttttttttttgtttttttataaaagtctgcCATACAAGTAATGGCAGATTAATTTGTAAGTGGCAGATTTATTGTcgatgacagtttttttttggtagacttaTTTTAGATGGCAGATTAATTTGCAGAGTTTGACGGCAGATTTGTTTTctatggcagatttatttgaagTGTGTAACGACAGATTTTTTGTGAACAACAGATTTTCTTAACGCGatagacttatttataaagttatgagagattttcattgttttggtCAAATTTCTAGGAATTTTGTggcagattttttatgattgttgtaacagttttatttttcacttaaaaaatctgtcacattgcgacagatttataaaCGTAAAAATAATTGCTAGTTTGACATCTAGtgatgacagattttttttaagttaNNNNNNNNNNNNNNNNNNNNNNNNNNNNNNNNNNNNNNNNNNNNNNNNNNNNNNNNNNNNNNNNNNNNNNNNNNNNNNNNNNNNNNNNNNNNNNNNNNNNNNNNNNNNNNNNNNNNNNNNNNNNNNNNNNNNNNNNNNNNNNNNNNNNNNNNNNNNNNNNNNNNNNNNNNNNNNNNNNNNNNNNNNNNNNNNNNNNNNNNNNNNNNNNNNNNNNNNNNNNNNNNNNNNNNNNNNNNNNNNNNNNNNNNNNNNNNNNNNNNNNNNNNNNNNNNNNNNNNNNNNNNNNNNNNNNNNNNNNNNNNNNNNNNNNNNNNNNNNNNNNNNNNNNNNNNNNNNNNNNNNNNNNNNNNNNNNNNNNNNNNNNNNNNNNNNNNNNNNNNNNNNNNNNNNNNNNNNNNNNNNNNNNNNNNNNNNNNNNNNNNNNNNNNNNNNNNNNNNNNNNNNNNNNNNNNNNNNNNNNNNNNNNNNNNNNNNNNNNNNNNNNNNNNNNNNNNNNNNNNNNNNNNNNNNNNNNNNNNNNNNNNNNNNNNNNNNNNNNNNNNNNNNNNNNNNNNNNNNNNNNNNNNNNNNNNNNNNNNNNNNNNNNNNNNNNNNNNNNNNNNNNNNNNNNNNNNNNNNNNNNNNNNNNNNNNNNNNNNNNNNNNNNNNNNNNNNNNNNNNNNNNNNNNNNNNNNNNNNNNNNNNNNNNNNNNNNNNNNNNNNNNNNNNNNNNNNNNaaaaaaaaagaagtcaatatTACCCTTGGTTAAAAATTCCtgtaatttcgttttttttttgtttttttataaaagtctgcCATACAAGTAATGACAGATTAATTTGTAAGTGGGAGATTTATTGTCGAtggcagtttttttttggtagacttaTTTTAGATGACAGATTAATTTGCAGAGTTTGACGGCAGATTTGTTTTctatggcagatttatttgaagTGTGTAACGACAGATTTTTTGTGAACAACAGATTTTCTTAACGCGatagacttatttataaagttatgagagattttcattgttttggtCAAATTTCTAGGAATTTTGTggcagattttttatgattgttgtaacagttttatttttcacttaaaaaatctgtcacattgcgacagatttataaaCGTAAAAATAATTGCTAGTTTGACATCTAGtgatgacagattttttttaagttatgactgatttttggattgaaggaaaaatctgttgtttgataacagattttcgaaagtctttttaaaattgctatattgACCCACATGCACAATATACGTTATGGCAGAGtttcttatgttatgacagttttttttcctactaaaaaATCTGCTgcttgataacagatttattgtatatgaatacaatgataacatatttgttttttgttgatatagtGATAGCAGATTTGTTATCTGTAATGAAAAATCTATTATTTCgagtttgataacagatttttttcAGGGTAATGATAGATTTATTAGTGCCTTTtgtgacagtttttttttaagttaagcGACAAACTTTTGTAGCAGTTGCCATATATGGCGAGAATCTAGGGTTTAccttattttttctcttttgtatcatGCCTCCCCTCCCTCTATATCGACTAaaattgttttctcttttgggttcatcttatttttcGATAAATTCTTTTTTCCTCCTCTCCAATGTggatttaatcatgttttctttccttttgggGTTCATAATCgatttctctattattttcttgaattaaaTAATTGAGGATTGGTATATGAGGATTACATGCTGGATAACAAGGTATTTGATGTTGTCTTGAGTTAAATAATTGAGGGTcgggttttgtttttatgttttttgtattattagattttatttagtatttaatttgctATTTTTTATTTCCTATTTCAGTTTAGTTGgccttttggtaatttaaacatAACATTGTGTCAATCTAGTTTTCCTCTAACGGAGGGTGTCAATCTagcaatattttttcaattttgtgtcAATCTGGTCTATTTTCACNNNNNNNNNNNNNNNNNNNNNNNNNNNNNNNNNNNNNNNNNNNNNNNNNNNNNNNNNNNNNNNNNNNNNNNNNNNNNNNNNNNNNNNNNNNNNNNNNNNNNNNNNNNNNNNNNNNNNNNNNNNNNNNNNNNNNNNNNNNNNNNNNNNNNNNNNNNNNNNNNNNNNNNNNNNNNNNNNNNNNNNNNNNNNNNNNNNNNNNNNNNNNNNNNNNNNNNNNNNNNNNNNNNNNNNNNNNNNNNNNNNNNNNNNNNNNNNNNNNNNNNNNNNNNNNNNNNNNNNNNNNNNNNNNNNNNNNNNNNNNNNNNNNNNNNNNNNNNNNNNNNNNNNNNNNNNNNNNNNNNNNNNNNNNNNNNNNNNNNNNNNNNNNNNNNNNNNNNNNNNNNNNNNNNNNNNNNNNNNNNNNNNNNNNNNNNNNNNNNNNNNNNNNNNNNNNNNNNNNNNNNNNNNNNNNNNNNNNNNNNNNNNNNNNNNNNNNNNNNNNNNNNNNNNNNNNNNNNNNNNNNNNNNNNNNNNNNNNNNNNNNNNNNNNNNNNNNNNNNNNNNNNNNNNNNNNNNNNNNNNNNNNNNNNNNNNNNNNNNNNNNNNNNNNNNNNNNNNNNNNNNNNNNNNNNNNNNNNNNNNNNNNNNNNNNNNNNNNNNNNNNNNNNNNNNNNNNNNNNNNNNNNNNNNNNNNNNNNNNNNNNNNNNNNNNNNNNNNNNNNNNNNNNNNNNNNNNNNNNNNNNNNNNNNNNNNNNNNNNNNNNNNNNNNNNNNNNNNNNNNNNNNNNNNNNNNNNNNNNNNNNNNNNNNNNNNNNNNNNNNNNNNNNNNNNNNNNNNNNNNNNNNNNNNNNNNNNNNNNNNNNNNNNNNNNNNNNNNNNNNNNNNNNNNNNNNNNNNNNNNNNNNNNNNNNNNNNNNNNNNNNNNNNNNNNNNNNNNNNNNNNNNNNNNNNNNNNNNNNNNNNNNNNNNNNNNNNNNNNNNNNNNNNNNNNNNNNNNNNNNNNNNNNNNNNNNNNNNNNNNNNNNNNNNNNNNNNNNNNNNNNNNNNNNNNNNNNNNNNNNNNNNNNNNNNNNNNNNNNNNNNNNNNNNNNNNNNNNNNNNNNNNNNNNNNNNNNNNNNNNNNNNNNNNNNNNNNNNNNNNNNNNNNNNNNNNNNNNNNNNNNNNNNNNNNNNNNNNNNNNNNNNNNNNNNNNNNNNNNNNNNNNNNNNNNNNNNNNNNNNNNNNNNNNNNNNNNNNNNNNNNNNNNNNNNNNNNNNNNNNNNNNNNNNNNNNNNNNNNNNNNNNNNNNNNNNNNNNNNNNNNNNNNNNNNNNNNNNNNNNNNNNNNNNNNNNNNNNNNNNNNNNNNNNNNNNNNNNNNNNNNNNNNNNNNNNNNNNNNNNNNNNNNNNNNNNNNNNNNNNNNNNNNNNNNNNNNNNNNNNNNNNNNNNNNNNNNNNNNNNNNNNNNNNNNNNNNNNNNNNNNNNNNNNNNNNNNNNNNNNNNNNNNNNNNNNNNNNNNNNNNNNNNNNNNNNNNNNNNNNNNNNNNNNNNNNNNNNNNNNNNNNNNNNNNNNNNNNNNNNNNNNNNNNNNNNNNNNNNNNNNNNNNNNNNNNNNNNNNNNNNNNNNNNNNNNNNNNNNNNNNNNNNNNNNNNNNNNNNNNNNNNNNNNNNNNNNNNNNNNNNNNNNNNNNNNNNNNNNNNNNNNNNNNNNNNNNNNNNNNNNNNNNNNNNNNNNNNNNNNNNNNNNNNNNNNNNNNNNNNNNNNNNNNNNNNNNNNNNNNNNNNNNNNNNNNNNNNNNNNNNNNNNNNNNNNNNNNNNNNNNNNNNNNNNNNNNNNNNNNNNNNNNNNNNNNNNNNNNNNNNNNNNNNNNNNNNNNNNNNNNNNNNNNNNNNNNNNNNNNNNNNNNNNNNNNNNNNNNNNNNNNNNNNNNNNNNNNNNNNNNNNNNNNNNNNNNNNNNNNNNNNNNNNNNNNNNNNNNNNNNNNNNNNNNNNNNNNNNNNNNGTCAATCCCCTGATAGGATCCTGTATCAGGCAAGAACTAGGATCAAAGATAACACGAGAACCAAGGTCTGTAGTCAACGAACTTATACTGAGAAGATTTAGCCTGAAATCTGGTATATACAGAACATTCCTCAAACTGATAGAACCATTGATCACCACTGTACCAATACCAGCTACCATAACTAAACTGCCATTGGGAAGATTAACATGCTGACGAATAGACATATCAAGATCATCAAATAAACTCCTATCATGACTGACATGATGAGTAGCACCGGAATCAATAATCCATGATCTTTTATTTGTCACACATTGAGCAACAGTCAATATTCCAATAAAGCAATAGGTAGGATTAGAGAAGAGAATAACAGAAGGTGAAGCTTCATTCGTTGATGTTGGTGTGGTCGGAGAGGTGGACTGAGGAACAAGGTGAGAGCTGAAATACGCAATGAAGTTCTGCAACTGATCTTTAGACAAGTTCCCAATCAAACTCTCCAAACCATCGGATTTCTTGTCAGAAACACCAATCGTACCAGAAACTTGGGCTGTAACAGCAGGGGACATACTAGACGATTGAGAAGATTGAGAAGAAGCAAATTGTTGCTTCCTAGGCTTCCATCCAGGTGGATAACCATGTAGCTTGTAACAACGGTCCACAACATGGCCAGTAAANNNNNNNNNNNNNNNNNNNNNNNNNNNNNNNNNNNNNNNNNNNNNNNNNNNNNNNNNNNNNNNNNNNNNNNNNNNNNNNNNNNNNNNNNNNNNNNNNNNNNNNNNNNNNNNNNNNNNNNNNNNNNNNNNNNNNNNNNNNNNNNNNNNNNNNNNNNNNNNNNNNNNNNNNNNNNNNNNNNNNNNNNNNNNNNNNNNNNNNNNNNNNNNNNNNNNNNNNNNNNNNNNNNNNNNNNNNNNNNNNNNNNNNNNNNNNNNNNNNNNNNNNNNNNNNNNNNNNNNNNNNNNNNNNNNNNNNNNNNNNNNNNNNNNNNNNNNNNNNNNNNNNNNNNNNNNNNNNNNNNNNNNNNNNNNNNNNNNNNNNNNNNNNNNNNNNNNNNNNNNNNNNNNNNNNNNNNNNNNNNNNNNNNNNNNNNNNNNNNNNNNNNNNNNNNNNNNNNNNNNNNNNNNNNNNNNNNNNNNNNNNNNNNNNNNNNNNNNNNNNNNNNNNNNNNNNNNNNNNNNNNNNNNNNNNNNNNNNNNNNNNNNNNNNNNNNNNNNNNNNNNNNNNNNNNNNNNNNNNNNNNNNNNNNNNNNNNNNNNNNNNNNNNNNNNNNNNNNNNNNNNNNNNNNNNNNNNNNNNNNNNNNNNNNNNNNNNNNNNNNNNNNNNNNNNNNNNNNNNNNNNNNNNNNNNNNNNNNNNNNNNNNNNNNNNNNNNNNNNNNNNNNNNNNNNNNNNNNNNNNNNNNNNNNNNNNNNNNNNNNNNNNNNNNNNNNNNNNNNNNNNNNNNNNNNNNNNNNNNNNNNNNNNNNNNNNNNNNNNNNNNNNNNNNNNNNNNNNNNNNNNNNNNNNNNNNNNNNNNNNNNNNNNNNNNNNNNNNNNNNNNNNNNNNNNNNNNNNNNNNNNNNNNNNNNNNNNNNNNNNNNNNNNNNNNNNNNNNNNNNNNNNNNNNNNNNNNNNNNNNNNNNNNNNNNNNNNNNNNNNNNNNNNNNNNNNNNNNNNNNNNNNNNNNNNNNNNNNNNNNNNNNNNNNNNNNNNNNNNNNNNNNNNNNNNNNNNNNNNNNNNNNNNNNNNNNNNNNNNNNNNNNNNNNNNNNNNNNNNNNNNNNNNNNNNNNNNNNNNNNNNNNNNNNNNNNNNNNNNNNNNNNNNNNNNNNNNNNNNNNNNNNNNNNNNNNNNNNNNNNNNNNNNNNNNNNNNNNNNNNNNNNNNNNNNNNNNNNNNNNNNNNNNNNNNNNNNNNNNNNNNNNNNNNNNNNNNNNNNNNNNNNNNNNNNNNNNNNNNNNNNNNNNNNNNNNNNNNNNNNNNNNNNNNNNNNNNNNNNNNNNNNNNNNNNNNNNNNNNNNNNNNNNNNNNNNNNNNNNNNNNNNNNNNNNNNNNNNNNNNNNNNNNNNNNNNNNNNNNNNNNNNNNNNNNNNNNNNNNNNNNNNNNNNNNNNNNNNNNNNNNNNNNNNNNNNNNNNNNNNNNNNNNNNNNNNNNNNNNNNNNNNNNNNNNNNNNNNNNNNNNNNNNNNNNNNNNNNNNNNNNNNNNNNNNNNNNNNNNNNNNNNNNNNNNNNNNNTAACAGATCGAGCAGAGGTGGGAGGAACCGTGACATTCATCACTCCAGGATGTGGCACAACATTCCCAACCTGAAAAGCAGCTGGTACAACACTCACACCAAATTGTCTCTAACTATCATCTTGATCTAAGATGTTGTAAACTTCAGCAATATCAGGTAGAGgcttcttcatgatgatttgaCCCCTGATGATAGAGTAAGACTCGTTTAAACCAGCCAAAAACTTAATGAGTTGTCCTCTATCAACCTTCGCTTGAAAATTGCGTTTGCTCACACAGTTGAAAGAACGACAACACAAACATGATTCAGTAGGTTCACTGCCGTCAAGCTGATCCCATAGAGTTTTCAAAGCAGTGTAATAGCTTGACAAATCCATGGAACCCTGACGCAGATCTTGAATCTGCTGAATCAAATGAAAGGTTCTCGGCAAGTTTGTCATATGAAATCTATTGTGCAGATCTTTCCATATCATAGTAGCATCATCAAAGTTCAAAATACTACCATAGATCTGCTTAGAAACAGCATTCAACATCCACGATTTGACCATACTGTTGCATCTAGACCAGATCCGAAAGATAGGATTACCTTCATCCGGACGAGGTAGAGAACCATCGATGAAAGCGAGTTTGTTCTTTGCATCAAGAGCAATCTTCATCGCAGAGCACCAGTGGTTGTAGTTCGTACCATCAAGACGATCTGCAACGAGAGAGAGGCCAGGATGATCAGCGCTGTGAAGAAAAAATGGTGAGTGTGGGCTATCCACAGTATCGATCTCAGAACTGGAAGTGATCGGAACACCCAGAGTTGGATCTGCCAGAATCGAAGAGAAAGAGCTCATCGGAGCTTTCGATTTTGAAGCAGAACTCCCAACACCGGTGGATTTACCCTGACGACGAGTACTTTTCCGGATCGGAACTCCCATATCGACACAAACGAGCACACAACAAATCACCAACAATAAAACGATCAGagtaaagagaaaacaaaatctgagcTAAGCgtatagctctgataccatattagttGAGTGGAACGAACAGAATCGATGAAGATGGtagagaaaagaggaagaagatgagaatggAAAATGATGATTTCTGTTATTCACAATTAATGTATGATACAGAGATTATATACAAGTAAAGTTTATCCGGTACAAACCGGTTATTTACATAACCCATATTAAACCGTTGTATATCTAATAGATTCGTAGTTAGATGTTCATATGTTGGTGTGAAAGATCTAAACTTGGACAAAAGGTGTAAACTTTGAAATCAGGGTAAATTTGAGTGTTGAATTATCTAAAAAGCTTTagcctttttttgtttatggtctAATTATCAGGTGTAGAAATTTTGGTAGAACAACATTTTGGGATCTAACCTTCCTTATTTCTACTGGAAGGTGATATCTTTAACCGCTTAATCAAGTGGTTGGTTATATCCTTTGTGCAGAGACGATCTTGGTTTTATTATTAAGTTTATGTGTAGTGTGTGTATGATGTTGATCTAAAGCACNNNNNNNNNNNNNNNNNNNNNNNNNNNNNNNNNNNNNNNNNNNNNNNNNNNNNNNNNNNNNNNNNNNNNNNNNNNNNNNNNNNNNNNNNNNNNNNNNNNNNNNNNNNNNNNNNNNNNNNNNNNNNNNNNNNNNNNNNNNNNNNNNNNNNNNNNNNNNNNNNNNNNNNNNNNNNNNNNNNNNNNNNNNNNNNNNNNNNNNNNNNNNNNNNNNNNNNNNNNNNNNNNNNNNNNNNNNNNNNNNNNNNNNNNNNNNNNNNNNNNNNNNNNNNNNNNNNNNNNNNNNNNNNNNNNNNNNNNNNNNNNNNNNNNNNNNNNNNNNNNNNNNNNNNNNNNNNNNNNNNNNNNN is from Camelina sativa cultivar DH55 chromosome 20, Cs, whole genome shotgun sequence and encodes:
- the LOC104770539 gene encoding apoptosis-inducing factor 2-like, giving the protein MEPGSRKGNRVVVIGGGIAGSLAAKLLQSDADVTLIDPKEYFEITWASLRSMVEPKFAERTVINHKTYLKHGRVVTSPAINITNSDVMTEDGSVIGYDYLVIAIGHTDLFPKTRQEKLSHYQAEYKKIKSSESVLVVGGGPSGVELAAEIAVDFPEKKVTLVHKGPRLLEFVGQKAADKASDWLESKKVEVILNQSVDLSSASDGNKTYWTSGGETIHADCHFLCVGKPLSSHWLNGTVLRDSLDGKGRVMVDEYLRIRGQSNVFAIGDITNIPEMKQGYIAESHANVVVKNIKVMMSGGKKMSTYKPGSEMAIVSLGRKDSVAQFPFMTVIGCLPGLIKSKDLFVGKTRKSRGLDPKLV